The Phycisphaerae bacterium genome includes the window TGTCCGCCGACAAGCAGCACCTCGAAGCGGACGCCGAGGGGCTCTATTACGTCCGCAACCGGTGGTACAGCCCGACGCTGGGCCGGTTCCTGACCGCCGACCCGAACGCGACCGGCCTGCCGCTGCAAGAGCGGGTTACCTATCACGGCCGACAGCAGTGGCTGATCGCACGCCCGCTTGATCCCCACCGTCATCTCGCTGACGGTTCCAACCTCTACCACTTCGCCCGATCAAACCCGTCGAACCTGAGTGATCCGGCCGGTCTTCTCACCTACGCAGGTTTGGGAATGTGGGCGGGCCGGGCATACGCCGCATATGACATGTACGACCGCGCTAGCAGCCTCATTCAGTTTGCACGGGACTTGCAGTCTGCAAGTGACATGCGGACGCTGCTGCTCGATCTCGCGACGGTGACAGTCGATGTTGCCGGTGGTAAAATATTTGACGCGATCCAGGGCGCGATGAACGCGATCGGGCCGTTTTACAAGTCTTTGCGCACACGCGCAATGGCGAAGCCGAAACAGAATCATCACTTTATCCCGCGAGGGGGTAAGGAGTTCGGACCGAAGTACGATGCAATCCTGAGCAAGTACGGCTTGAGCACCGCCGACGGCTGGAATCAAGACTTGATGCACCACTTGGGTGGGCATCCCAAGGCTTACTTCCAGTATATGCTCGAGCAGTTGGCAATCGCTGACGATCTTGCCCAGGGCGACCCTCAGAAATTGAGAGAATATATGGCAGGAGTGTTCCAGTACGTGAAAGACAATCCTGAGATGCTCATGAAGGAGTACTGGCAATAGTGGACGCGCTTACGATATTCCAATTGCTGCAAGTGCTCGAACGTGGCGAGCACACCATGGTCGTGGCCGAGCGCGATCTCAAAGGTGTGGGCACCGGTGTTAAAGCGTGTGATCCGCTACCGACACGTTGGCCATGCGGTGTGACGTTTCACGCGACTGGCTCTGCTCCCGAAGATATTCCGTTCAGTGTGTTCGGCTGGTGGCTGTTCTCGGACCGCTTGAAGCGGCTAATCGAGTCAGAGCAGCTACATGGGATCACATTTCTGCCGGTTGAAGTTGTTAACGATCTCCCCAGCCCGATACAACGCTACTGGTACGCCCACTTTGAATGCATTGCGGGAGCTCTCGATCGTGAACGCTCCACCGTAGCGTACTACGGTCCCGATCGGTCAGGGCCCGGCCCCCGGCTAAATGTGATTAAGCCCGTCCTTCACCATGAACAGGCTTGCAGTCAGGATTTCTTCCGTCTGAAGGAATACTGGCCGACGGTGTTCACTTCCGGGCGATTTCGCGATTTATGCATGCGGGAACGGATCAGTGGCGCTTCCTTCCGGGTAGTGCC containing:
- a CDS encoding DUF1629 domain-containing protein — protein: MDALTIFQLLQVLERGEHTMVVAERDLKGVGTGVKACDPLPTRWPCGVTFHATGSAPEDIPFSVFGWWLFSDRLKRLIESEQLHGITFLPVEVVNDLPSPIQRYWYAHFECIAGALDRERSTVAYYGPDRSGPGPRLNVIKPVLHHEQACSQDFFRLKEYWPTVFTSGRFRDLCMRERISGASFRVVPLV